One genomic segment of Cystobacter fuscus DSM 2262 includes these proteins:
- a CDS encoding outer membrane beta-barrel domain-containing protein encodes MRPTSLLSFLLATVCAPALAQAPVEQAPPPVRAADAPLASSAASPDAPLPVADPEAQRLVNGAPLHNPNVAVHVVQKKRFADAGRHEFTLYPAIPQVNGRFTEHAGSALGYTYHLQENFALQLTGQYNWYANESPFNLELIDKVREQAQAATALLLQWGAQAGVEVTPLYGKFAFYDNHLLQFSVVINGGAGVGASRVLVRPQVTNQVDGVGTVVPARLGDTGTKFVGSVGGGLRVQFGDSMALRLELRDLVYTARVDRVDGCNQQDFALLDEARGTGQPFNALPLSGGCQYSRFDGVDPKTGKNLREDIVLGKDLVGNPSSDVLNNLGFYAGFSYLF; translated from the coding sequence ATGCGACCCACCTCGTTGCTCTCCTTCCTCCTGGCCACGGTCTGCGCGCCGGCCCTGGCCCAGGCTCCCGTCGAGCAGGCGCCTCCTCCCGTGAGGGCCGCGGATGCCCCGCTGGCTTCCTCCGCCGCCAGCCCGGACGCGCCGCTCCCGGTGGCCGATCCCGAGGCGCAGCGCCTGGTGAATGGCGCGCCCCTGCACAACCCGAACGTGGCCGTGCACGTGGTGCAGAAGAAGCGCTTCGCGGACGCGGGCCGCCACGAGTTCACCCTCTACCCGGCCATCCCCCAGGTGAATGGCCGCTTCACCGAGCACGCCGGCAGCGCGCTCGGCTACACCTACCACCTGCAGGAGAACTTCGCCCTGCAGCTCACCGGCCAGTACAACTGGTACGCCAACGAGAGCCCCTTCAACCTGGAGCTCATCGACAAGGTGCGCGAGCAGGCCCAGGCGGCCACGGCGCTCCTGCTCCAGTGGGGCGCCCAGGCGGGCGTGGAAGTCACGCCGCTCTACGGCAAGTTCGCCTTCTACGACAACCACCTCCTGCAGTTCAGCGTGGTGATCAACGGTGGGGCGGGGGTGGGCGCCTCGCGCGTGCTCGTGCGTCCCCAGGTCACCAACCAGGTGGATGGAGTGGGGACCGTCGTCCCGGCGCGCCTGGGCGACACGGGCACCAAGTTCGTCGGCTCGGTGGGCGGTGGCCTGCGCGTGCAGTTCGGCGACTCCATGGCCCTGCGCCTGGAGCTGAGGGACCTCGTCTACACCGCGCGCGTGGATCGCGTGGATGGGTGCAACCAGCAGGACTTCGCGCTGCTCGACGAGGCGCGTGGCACCGGCCAGCCCTTCAACGCGCTGCCCCTGAGCGGCGGCTGCCAGTACTCCCGCTTCGACGGCGTGGATCCCAAGACGGGCAAGAACCTGCGCGAGGACATCGTCCTGGGCAAGGACCTCGTCGGCAACCCCTCGTCGGACGTGCTCAACAACCTCGGCTTCTACGCCGGCTTCTCCTACCTCTTCTGA
- a CDS encoding tetratricopeptide repeat protein: MKSVLRFGALAMGVALTAGGTGEAAQSSSKSSQTVESRKGTTSKSKAGARKQPSARKAGAAKPSSKKDAAGRSSAEETRPQTALAAEDDVPTRVGPARMSPAAMASAPRIADEKKDALADAKRDEALEGFKRLIPKLQEGSHRRADMLYRMGELYWEKSKYLYQLEMNRFLAAEKAYDAAIARGEQIEQPKQEHAESERYRAETMRIYKELLRDYPEWPQRDEALFYLGYNQQELNQRDEAVKNYLELVQKYPQSQFVPDTYIQLGNHFFDNNKLKEARGYYEKALASKVPKIYAYAVYKLAWCDYNAGGYDEGLARMHEVVDFASARGEELGDLRTEALNDLIVFYVKLDKAKEGVAFFKQKAPEKRQERLISKMAVQLMDVGLYDSAIETYRVLIQDRPLGAGAPEYQQAIVRSYEGLRQRDKVRAEMKHMVASYRPGGDWWKANEGNTPVLRNAFSVTEEAMRVMVTDYHQEAQKTRQVETYRLARDIYKEYVDTFASSEDPEFLSDSAFNMRFFYAEILWALEEWEAAAAQYDLVASFQVPDRDSAREVSNESYRKSASFAAIMAYDKLVKIERGQLAQSDLKDGQKVDENKSKGQVEKKGRITKKDTNQAEEPLTRHEEKLVAACDTYNRLFPDNPDEIDLRYQAALTVYDRHHYVDAARRFGDIIQKFPAERRSRDAADLTMFILESRGEWAELSKQARLFLANDKLIKPNPEFAARVARVAEGAQYKWIHEDVYQKEKNPAKAASLFLDYVKEFPRSGNADRALTSAMVFFQEAGQIDRGVLAGERVLADYPRSIFEPKVRYTLAHLYEKTADFAKAAAMYSSFVATYDAASGDISDAKAKQAAARAEARAAARKNKGKKTTTAAAAPPPADAPSDDTAGSREEERRALIAEASKWVSDALFNAGLWWESLGESDKALTAYRAYLARFKDLPDVPRIAYNVGLVHEKDGKWGDAVRAFTSFVETYGRDSRTSAGQVYLARYKQFVGYRKLKDASNTERLQKDLVYLWNRLSPEDKQKPEILDAYGHARFIAVEDDWNQYVAIRFKRVSTIRGDLAAKQRAIQKLEKSYIDVLSSGSGEWGIAALTRIGMAYADFARNIQESPNPPGLDEEQLAMYRGELENLALPLEDKASEALDKALGKAYELSLYNEWTLAAQEQVNRYHPGTYAQVRQVPFRGSEFFATADVAKESGVADEPKQGDSPRADETPKPSTASREVQP; encoded by the coding sequence ATGAAGTCGGTCCTTCGTTTCGGTGCGCTGGCGATGGGTGTGGCGCTGACCGCGGGCGGAACAGGGGAGGCCGCCCAGTCTTCCTCCAAGTCCTCCCAGACGGTGGAGTCGCGCAAGGGCACCACCTCCAAATCCAAGGCGGGAGCGCGCAAGCAGCCGTCGGCTCGCAAGGCGGGGGCGGCCAAGCCCTCCTCCAAGAAGGACGCGGCGGGCCGCTCCTCCGCGGAGGAGACCCGGCCCCAGACGGCCCTCGCGGCCGAGGACGACGTGCCCACGCGGGTGGGCCCCGCGCGCATGAGCCCGGCGGCCATGGCCAGCGCTCCGCGCATCGCGGACGAGAAGAAGGACGCCCTGGCCGACGCCAAGCGCGACGAGGCCCTGGAGGGCTTCAAGCGCCTCATCCCCAAGCTGCAGGAGGGCTCGCACCGCAGGGCGGACATGCTCTACCGCATGGGCGAGCTGTACTGGGAGAAGTCCAAGTACCTCTACCAGCTGGAGATGAACCGCTTCCTCGCCGCGGAGAAGGCCTATGACGCGGCCATCGCCCGGGGCGAGCAGATCGAACAGCCCAAGCAGGAGCACGCCGAGAGCGAGCGCTACCGCGCCGAGACGATGCGCATCTACAAGGAGCTCTTGCGCGACTACCCGGAGTGGCCGCAGCGCGACGAGGCGCTCTTCTACCTGGGCTACAACCAGCAGGAGCTCAACCAGCGCGACGAGGCGGTGAAGAACTACCTGGAGCTGGTGCAGAAGTACCCCCAGTCCCAGTTCGTGCCGGACACGTACATCCAGCTCGGCAACCACTTCTTCGACAACAACAAGCTCAAGGAGGCGCGCGGCTACTACGAGAAGGCGCTCGCCTCCAAGGTGCCGAAGATCTACGCCTACGCCGTCTACAAGCTCGCCTGGTGTGACTACAACGCCGGCGGCTACGACGAGGGCCTCGCCCGCATGCACGAGGTCGTCGACTTCGCGAGCGCCCGCGGCGAGGAGCTGGGCGACCTGCGCACCGAGGCACTCAACGACCTCATCGTCTTCTACGTGAAGCTCGACAAGGCCAAGGAGGGCGTCGCCTTCTTCAAGCAGAAGGCCCCGGAGAAGCGCCAGGAGCGGCTCATCTCCAAGATGGCCGTGCAGCTCATGGACGTGGGTCTGTACGACAGCGCCATCGAGACCTACCGCGTCCTCATCCAGGACCGGCCCCTGGGTGCCGGTGCTCCCGAGTACCAGCAGGCCATCGTCCGCTCCTACGAGGGGCTGCGCCAGCGCGACAAGGTGCGCGCGGAGATGAAGCACATGGTGGCTTCCTACCGGCCCGGCGGCGACTGGTGGAAGGCCAACGAGGGCAACACGCCCGTGCTTCGCAACGCCTTCAGCGTCACCGAGGAGGCCATGCGGGTGATGGTGACGGACTACCACCAGGAGGCGCAGAAGACGCGCCAGGTGGAGACGTACCGGCTCGCCCGCGACATCTACAAGGAATACGTGGACACCTTCGCCTCCAGCGAGGATCCCGAGTTCCTCTCCGACTCCGCGTTCAACATGCGCTTCTTCTACGCGGAGATCCTCTGGGCGCTCGAGGAGTGGGAGGCCGCCGCCGCCCAGTACGACCTCGTGGCCTCCTTCCAGGTGCCGGACCGGGACTCGGCGCGCGAGGTCTCCAACGAGAGCTACCGCAAGAGCGCCTCGTTCGCCGCCATCATGGCCTACGACAAGCTCGTGAAGATCGAGCGCGGCCAGCTCGCCCAGAGCGACCTCAAGGACGGCCAGAAGGTCGACGAGAACAAGTCCAAGGGCCAGGTGGAGAAGAAGGGCCGCATCACCAAGAAGGACACGAACCAGGCCGAGGAGCCCCTCACGCGCCACGAGGAGAAGCTCGTCGCCGCGTGCGACACGTACAACCGCCTCTTCCCGGACAACCCGGACGAGATTGATCTGCGCTACCAGGCGGCCCTCACCGTCTATGACCGGCACCACTACGTGGACGCGGCGCGCCGCTTCGGCGACATCATCCAGAAGTTCCCCGCCGAGCGCCGCAGCCGCGACGCGGCCGACCTCACCATGTTCATCCTCGAGTCGCGCGGGGAATGGGCGGAGCTGAGCAAGCAGGCGCGGCTGTTCCTCGCCAACGACAAGCTCATCAAGCCCAATCCCGAGTTCGCCGCGCGCGTGGCCCGCGTCGCCGAGGGCGCGCAGTACAAGTGGATCCACGAGGACGTCTACCAGAAGGAGAAGAACCCGGCGAAGGCGGCCAGCCTCTTCCTGGACTACGTGAAGGAGTTCCCGCGCTCGGGCAACGCGGACCGGGCGCTCACCTCCGCCATGGTCTTCTTCCAGGAGGCCGGGCAGATCGACCGGGGCGTGCTCGCCGGAGAGCGCGTGCTCGCCGACTACCCGCGCAGCATCTTCGAGCCCAAGGTGCGCTACACGCTCGCGCACCTCTACGAGAAGACGGCCGACTTCGCCAAGGCCGCCGCCATGTACTCCTCGTTCGTGGCCACCTATGACGCCGCCAGCGGCGACATCTCCGACGCCAAGGCGAAGCAGGCCGCCGCCCGCGCCGAGGCCCGCGCCGCCGCGCGCAAGAACAAGGGCAAGAAGACGACCACCGCCGCCGCCGCGCCGCCTCCGGCCGATGCCCCCTCCGACGACACGGCGGGCTCCCGGGAAGAGGAGCGCCGCGCGCTCATCGCCGAGGCGAGCAAGTGGGTGTCCGACGCGCTCTTCAACGCGGGCCTGTGGTGGGAGAGCCTCGGCGAGTCCGACAAGGCGCTCACCGCCTACCGCGCCTACCTCGCGCGCTTCAAGGATCTGCCGGACGTGCCGCGCATCGCCTACAACGTGGGCCTGGTGCACGAGAAGGACGGCAAGTGGGGCGACGCCGTGCGCGCCTTCACCTCCTTCGTCGAGACGTATGGCCGCGACTCGCGCACCTCCGCCGGTCAGGTCTACCTCGCGCGCTACAAGCAGTTCGTCGGCTACCGCAAGCTCAAGGACGCCTCCAACACCGAGCGCCTGCAGAAGGATCTCGTCTACCTCTGGAACCGCCTGAGCCCCGAGGACAAGCAGAAGCCGGAGATCCTCGACGCCTACGGCCACGCGCGCTTCATCGCCGTGGAGGACGACTGGAACCAGTACGTGGCCATCCGCTTCAAGCGCGTGTCCACCATCCGCGGGGACCTGGCCGCCAAGCAGCGCGCCATCCAGAAGCTGGAGAAGTCCTACATCGACGTGCTCTCCAGCGGCTCGGGCGAGTGGGGCATCGCGGCGCTCACCCGCATCGGCATGGCCTACGCGGACTTCGCGCGCAACATCCAGGAGTCGCCCAACCCGCCGGGGCTCGACGAGGAGCAGCTCGCCATGTACCGCGGCGAGCTGGAGAACCTCGCGCTGCCCCTGGAGGACAAGGCGAGCGAGGCCCTCGACAAGGCGCTGGGCAAGGCCTACGAGTTGTCCCTGTACAACGAGTGGACGCTCGCGGCCCAGGAGCAGGTCAACCGCTACCACCCGGGCACCTACGCCCAGGTGCGCCAGGTGCCCTTCCGCGGCAGCGAGTTCTTCGCCACCGCCGACGTGGCCAAGGAGTCCGGCGTCGCCGACGAGCCCAAGCAGGGGGACTCCCCCCGGGCCGATGAGACGCCCAAGCCGTCCACTGCTTCGCGAGAGGTCCAGCCGTGA
- a CDS encoding tetratricopeptide repeat protein, with the protein MHPLHSMGRTLLSLGRGLAATTLAFTAACATTSSVKSTPVATAEAPVPVQVEAAPAPAPAPADTPAAKARERFAEAVAAFDAGDYARAEEGFQEVLHRAPQSLNAQFNLGVIAERQGRLADAQAAYEKVRFLDAGHVPTLLNLGRLYRMQGKFAEAISLYEAGLKTPGRDTEPALLNNLSVAYRLAGKLPQAEATSRRVLSRHPDDAEAYKNLALVYYEQGRYRLAETVLVNARKLAEKDPGISNNLGMVYLKLEDRPRALAQFQKAVSLDERFAPGYVNLGALALAWRDYAGAERSFSKAVELEPQSHEAWLSYAYALDGQKGRDAKKGLQAGEAFEKVLALRADSPEAVCGAGWAYAVDRAGWDKAEGFLQRCQAAATTSAQDKQMIAAKLQGIAAMRKSGAPAAPAEDGAASPTAVGGSGALQGGSSGEQAEQAAPEGTTAQEAAPATEAAPAGQAEGSESPAKAPKAE; encoded by the coding sequence ATGCATCCACTCCACTCCATGGGCAGGACGCTCCTGTCGCTCGGCCGCGGTCTGGCCGCCACCACGCTGGCCTTCACCGCCGCGTGCGCCACCACCTCGTCGGTGAAGTCCACGCCCGTGGCCACCGCCGAGGCCCCGGTGCCCGTCCAGGTCGAGGCCGCGCCCGCGCCGGCTCCGGCCCCCGCGGACACGCCCGCCGCCAAGGCCCGTGAGCGCTTCGCCGAGGCCGTGGCCGCCTTCGACGCCGGGGACTACGCCCGCGCCGAGGAGGGCTTCCAGGAGGTGCTCCACCGCGCCCCGCAGAGCCTCAACGCCCAGTTCAACCTGGGCGTCATCGCCGAGCGCCAGGGCCGGCTCGCCGATGCCCAGGCCGCCTACGAGAAGGTGCGCTTCCTCGACGCGGGCCATGTGCCCACGCTGCTCAACCTGGGCCGCCTCTACCGCATGCAGGGCAAGTTCGCCGAGGCCATCTCCCTCTACGAGGCCGGGTTGAAGACGCCGGGGCGCGACACGGAGCCCGCGCTGCTCAACAACCTCTCGGTCGCCTACCGGCTCGCGGGCAAGCTGCCCCAGGCCGAGGCCACCTCGCGCCGCGTGCTCTCCCGTCACCCGGACGACGCCGAGGCCTACAAGAACCTCGCGCTCGTCTACTACGAGCAGGGCCGCTACCGGCTCGCCGAGACGGTGCTCGTCAACGCGCGCAAGCTCGCCGAGAAGGACCCGGGCATCTCCAACAACCTCGGCATGGTCTACCTCAAGCTCGAGGACAGGCCCCGCGCGCTCGCCCAGTTCCAGAAGGCGGTGTCGCTCGACGAGCGCTTCGCTCCGGGCTACGTGAACCTGGGCGCCCTGGCGCTCGCCTGGCGCGACTACGCGGGCGCCGAGCGCTCCTTCTCCAAGGCGGTGGAGCTCGAGCCCCAGTCGCACGAGGCCTGGCTGTCCTACGCCTACGCGCTGGACGGACAGAAGGGCCGGGACGCGAAGAAGGGCCTCCAGGCGGGCGAGGCCTTCGAGAAGGTGCTCGCGCTGCGCGCCGACTCGCCCGAGGCCGTGTGCGGCGCGGGCTGGGCCTACGCGGTGGATCGCGCCGGCTGGGACAAGGCCGAGGGCTTCCTCCAGCGCTGCCAGGCGGCGGCGACCACGAGCGCGCAGGACAAGCAGATGATCGCCGCGAAGCTCCAGGGCATCGCCGCCATGCGCAAGAGCGGCGCGCCCGCGGCTCCGGCCGAGGACGGGGCTGCGTCGCCCACCGCCGTGGGCGGCAGTGGCGCGCTGCAGGGCGGCTCGTCCGGTGAGCAGGCGGAGCAGGCGGCCCCGGAGGGCACCACCGCGCAGGAGGCCGCCCCCGCGACGGAGGCCGCGCCCGCCGGGCAGGCCGAGGGCTCCGAGTCTCCGGCCAAGGCGCCGAAGGCCGAATAA
- a CDS encoding AgmX/PglI C-terminal domain-containing protein: protein MVGKMNGLVLRITGPDGSVHEAVSDAESVIVGSGAQAAVKILDPRVSNLHVMLKVERGSVTAIDLGSEAGTQVGGQRVIGPKTLAPGDVLMVGGSQVEVFFGDESHAGAQVNSGSMQGSVLLPASRVIAPAPRAPEQAPRAVPPGMRSRTGIPAVAPAPVAAVARKPRTQAAAYLQEPLPPEALPTKDAKVLQVRQLWGDQMLAVEHFRDGVPVTIGEGKKNFFHVYEPEVGARHVLARATGEQFELRVPAGAGVIVTDNGDVRTKDMLRSQGRLKATDGEHLYTLGLHERAEVSLGTLTFVVRFVKPSPALPVNDLKPADYTWFKILSVSLLAAAAVVAAMLLTPRSDAPNADDVFQAQQRVAKFLVKPSKPIDMKRFDKKSADEGAKAKDEEGKFGKEEAKKAEADPSKAGTPIVNKNKKEQDRKTIAQVGLLGAMKGLKGGASDVFGPGGLGTGINTALGGLKSGAGMGDAQGVGGLGSRGQGTGGGGTGLGMGGLGTKGNGRGMGGGGIDLSGRGKTVTKIVPGKTTVIGGLDKDVIAKIIRSHQNEIKYCYETELNKNPSLAGKVAVAFTIDPAGGVAEANVTETTLNNSTAEACMLSRIRRWKFPEPKGGGVVAVTYPWLFSPAGE, encoded by the coding sequence ATGGTGGGGAAGATGAATGGGTTGGTGCTGCGTATCACCGGTCCGGACGGCTCCGTGCACGAGGCCGTTTCGGACGCCGAGAGCGTCATCGTTGGCTCGGGCGCGCAGGCGGCGGTGAAGATCCTGGATCCACGGGTCTCGAACCTCCACGTGATGTTGAAGGTGGAGCGGGGCTCGGTGACGGCGATCGATCTGGGCAGCGAGGCGGGCACTCAGGTGGGCGGCCAGCGGGTGATCGGCCCGAAGACGCTCGCTCCGGGCGACGTGCTGATGGTGGGCGGCTCGCAGGTGGAGGTCTTCTTCGGGGACGAGTCGCACGCGGGAGCGCAGGTCAACAGCGGTTCCATGCAGGGCTCGGTGCTGCTGCCGGCCTCGCGGGTGATCGCGCCGGCGCCGAGGGCTCCGGAGCAGGCGCCCCGGGCGGTGCCGCCGGGGATGCGCAGCCGCACGGGGATTCCGGCCGTAGCACCGGCTCCCGTGGCCGCCGTGGCGCGCAAGCCGAGGACCCAGGCCGCGGCGTATCTGCAGGAGCCGCTGCCGCCCGAGGCGCTGCCGACGAAGGACGCCAAGGTCCTCCAGGTGCGTCAGCTCTGGGGCGATCAGATGCTGGCGGTGGAACACTTCCGGGACGGGGTGCCCGTCACCATCGGCGAGGGCAAGAAGAACTTCTTCCACGTGTACGAGCCCGAGGTGGGCGCGCGGCACGTGCTGGCGCGGGCCACGGGCGAGCAGTTCGAGCTGCGCGTGCCGGCGGGCGCGGGCGTCATCGTCACCGACAACGGGGACGTGCGCACCAAGGACATGCTGCGCTCGCAGGGGCGGCTCAAGGCCACGGACGGGGAGCACCTGTATACGCTGGGGTTGCACGAGCGCGCCGAGGTGTCGCTCGGCACGCTCACCTTCGTGGTGCGCTTCGTGAAGCCCTCGCCGGCGCTTCCGGTGAACGACCTGAAGCCGGCGGACTACACCTGGTTCAAGATCCTCAGCGTCAGCCTGCTGGCGGCCGCGGCCGTGGTGGCGGCGATGCTGCTGACGCCCCGCTCGGACGCGCCCAACGCGGATGACGTGTTCCAGGCGCAGCAGCGGGTGGCCAAGTTCCTCGTCAAGCCGAGCAAGCCCATCGACATGAAGCGCTTCGACAAGAAGAGCGCGGACGAGGGGGCCAAGGCCAAGGACGAGGAGGGCAAGTTCGGCAAGGAGGAGGCGAAGAAGGCCGAGGCGGATCCCTCCAAGGCGGGCACGCCCATCGTCAACAAGAACAAGAAGGAGCAGGACCGCAAGACGATCGCCCAGGTGGGTCTGCTCGGCGCGATGAAGGGCCTCAAGGGCGGCGCCTCGGACGTGTTCGGCCCGGGCGGCCTGGGCACGGGCATCAACACCGCGCTGGGTGGCCTCAAGAGCGGCGCGGGCATGGGTGACGCGCAGGGCGTGGGCGGACTGGGCTCGCGCGGCCAGGGCACGGGCGGTGGGGGCACGGGGCTCGGCATGGGCGGCCTGGGCACCAAGGGCAACGGCCGGGGCATGGGCGGTGGCGGTATCGACCTGTCCGGCCGGGGCAAGACGGTGACGAAGATCGTCCCCGGCAAGACCACGGTGATTGGCGGTCTGGACAAGGACGTCATCGCGAAGATCATCCGCAGCCACCAGAACGAGATCAAATACTGCTACGAGACGGAGCTGAACAAGAACCCGAGCCTGGCGGGCAAGGTGGCGGTGGCCTTCACGATCGACCCGGCGGGTGGGGTGGCCGAGGCGAACGTGACGGAGACGACGCTGAACAACTCCACGGCCGAGGCCTGCATGCTCTCGCGCATCCGCCGCTGGAAGTTCCCCGAGCCCAAGGGTGGCGGTGTCGTGGCGGTGACGTATCCCTGGTTGTTCTCGCCCGCGGGCGAGTAG
- the cglE gene encoding adventurous gliding motility protein CglE, protein MKTPLLTAVLALLPTAALSATAPEGVPLEVRRGFFTEADIGVFFTVGGLNRYSNAQTYLQLGVGYDIADRVTLGVHFGLGASAANCFASYLPGTNECARSDNFSVVFADVTAGYLVPLATRFYLVPKLAAGLSRLDLSPTGTGDPAEPQTVPNAGVGIGVEYATPLDHFSVGADVMARYLIGPNIPTFAVFPRVKYTF, encoded by the coding sequence ATGAAGACGCCGTTGTTGACCGCCGTGCTCGCGCTGCTGCCCACCGCCGCCCTGTCGGCCACCGCCCCCGAGGGAGTGCCGCTCGAGGTGCGCCGGGGCTTCTTCACCGAGGCCGATATCGGGGTGTTCTTCACGGTGGGAGGGCTCAACCGCTACTCCAACGCGCAGACGTACCTGCAATTGGGCGTGGGGTATGACATCGCGGATCGCGTGACGCTGGGAGTGCACTTCGGCCTGGGGGCGTCGGCGGCGAACTGCTTCGCCAGCTACCTGCCGGGGACGAACGAGTGCGCCCGGAGCGACAACTTCTCGGTGGTGTTCGCCGACGTGACGGCGGGCTACCTGGTGCCGCTGGCCACGCGCTTCTACCTGGTGCCGAAGCTGGCGGCGGGGCTGTCGCGCCTGGATCTGTCGCCCACGGGCACGGGGGATCCTGCGGAGCCCCAGACGGTGCCCAACGCGGGCGTGGGGATTGGGGTGGAGTACGCGACGCCCCTGGACCACTTCTCCGTGGGCGCGGACGTGATGGCGCGCTACCTCATCGGGCCCAACATCCCGACCTTCGCCGTCTTCCCGCGGGTGAAGTACACCTTCTGA
- a CDS encoding zf-TFIIB domain-containing protein, with amino-acid sequence MKCPECKQPMLERAFEGRNGTRVTIDVCQECGGLWFDTHESLRLSPTGTLQLFRAVYGQRGSYHPRRSGTLSCPRGDEKLALVHDMAHGHRFQYSRCPQQHGHFITFFQFLREKGLARELTPQEQVELRKHVDTLLCSDCGEPVRLANMTACARCRAPLSLLDPACVETTLREARQPGDSRRDVAPEVAARLLMANQGATRFRASAPPRSQDPVVILPAAEPSTKSETLDLIAAGGELLMDALELLNLIF; translated from the coding sequence ATGAAATGTCCGGAGTGCAAGCAGCCCATGCTCGAGCGCGCCTTCGAGGGCCGCAACGGCACGCGCGTCACCATCGACGTCTGCCAGGAGTGCGGCGGGCTGTGGTTCGACACCCACGAGAGCCTGCGGCTCTCCCCCACGGGCACCCTCCAGCTCTTCCGCGCCGTGTACGGCCAGCGGGGCTCCTACCACCCGAGGCGCTCGGGCACCCTGTCCTGCCCGCGTGGTGACGAGAAGCTCGCGCTCGTCCACGACATGGCCCACGGCCACCGCTTCCAGTACTCGCGCTGCCCCCAGCAGCACGGCCACTTCATCACCTTCTTCCAGTTCCTCCGGGAGAAGGGCCTCGCCCGCGAGCTCACCCCCCAGGAGCAGGTGGAGCTGCGCAAGCACGTGGACACCCTGCTGTGCTCCGACTGCGGCGAGCCCGTGCGCCTGGCCAACATGACCGCCTGCGCGCGCTGCCGCGCCCCCTTGAGCCTCCTCGACCCGGCCTGTGTGGAAACCACCCTCCGCGAGGCCCGGCAGCCGGGCGACTCGCGCCGGGACGTGGCCCCCGAGGTCGCCGCGCGGCTCCTGATGGCGAACCAGGGAGCGACGCGGTTCCGCGCGAGCGCCCCACCCCGCTCCCAAGACCCGGTCGTCATCCTCCCCGCCGCGGAGCCGTCAACCAAGAGCGAGACCCTCGATCTCATCGCGGCCGGCGGCGAGCTCCTGATGGATGCCCTGGAGCTGCTGAACTTGATCTTCTAG
- a CDS encoding HNH endonuclease produces MLEARPGLLVARHSVPHREPVGLNRTEFEQAMAWLAADMPGVPAPFLSRLDLKWAPSGARAAQGGLIRDHQRRCAQGGRSSNCLSLRRTDLHLDEDERTDMALMLAFESLWPGVEAVVKASVDPDQLRVAVFTSLSLYLGLLLLPEPTSKLVAVSMTGVLLAYLGAETLFNLVEGYRQLRASAQRARSFAELKAAGERYGRIMGERVGQVLIMAATAAVGWGSHMTTKGPGLPGFGRAAQFLSAETGLNLSRVASEVSAVMVAQPNITVALAPPAYYMASRGLGAGPSSRPLAAQPSFARLERVEEWRKPQFTEDGHVLPYKGTRNPQDPIFNLGRNRAGKTLTNGKDTIRFDKDGFAEFETRFETLIDESHIGSGRADLHFRAANKRLYEAIQADSSLARQLNLSAEKVALLPTSRKPPAGHTWHHHQDVGRMQLITDSAHDLAMPHTGGMAIWGGGY; encoded by the coding sequence ATGCTCGAGGCACGTCCAGGCCTCCTGGTGGCTCGACACTCAGTGCCCCATCGAGAACCCGTAGGATTGAATCGGACAGAATTCGAGCAAGCGATGGCTTGGCTTGCGGCTGACATGCCGGGCGTACCGGCACCCTTCTTGAGCCGGCTGGACCTCAAGTGGGCACCATCGGGCGCACGAGCTGCGCAGGGAGGGCTGATCCGCGACCACCAGAGGAGGTGCGCACAAGGAGGGCGTAGCAGTAACTGTCTGTCCTTGCGGAGAACGGATCTGCACCTGGACGAGGACGAGCGAACGGACATGGCCCTCATGCTCGCCTTCGAGAGCCTGTGGCCAGGAGTAGAGGCGGTGGTGAAGGCCTCGGTCGATCCAGACCAACTCCGGGTCGCGGTGTTCACGTCGCTCTCCCTTTATTTAGGGCTACTGCTCCTGCCAGAGCCAACATCGAAGCTGGTGGCGGTATCAATGACAGGAGTTCTCCTCGCCTATCTGGGGGCGGAGACCCTCTTCAACCTCGTGGAGGGGTACAGGCAACTCAGGGCCAGTGCCCAGCGGGCTCGCAGCTTTGCGGAGTTGAAGGCAGCAGGGGAGCGTTATGGCCGAATCATGGGGGAGCGGGTGGGGCAGGTGCTGATCATGGCTGCGACGGCGGCGGTTGGGTGGGGGAGTCACATGACCACGAAAGGGCCAGGGCTGCCAGGATTCGGGCGCGCGGCGCAGTTCTTGAGTGCTGAAACAGGACTGAACCTTTCGAGAGTGGCGAGCGAAGTCAGTGCCGTCATGGTGGCTCAACCCAACATCACCGTGGCGTTGGCTCCACCGGCCTACTACATGGCTTCTCGGGGATTAGGGGCAGGACCGAGTTCGCGCCCTTTGGCCGCGCAGCCAAGCTTTGCGCGCCTGGAGCGAGTCGAGGAATGGCGCAAGCCGCAATTTACGGAGGACGGCCATGTTCTCCCGTACAAAGGCACGAGGAATCCGCAGGATCCTATCTTCAACCTGGGACGTAACCGGGCAGGCAAGACCCTAACGAACGGCAAAGACACCATTCGTTTCGACAAAGACGGCTTCGCGGAGTTCGAGACCCGGTTTGAGACGCTTATCGATGAGAGCCACATTGGAAGTGGCCGAGCAGATCTCCACTTCAGGGCAGCCAACAAACGGCTTTACGAAGCGATTCAAGCCGATTCCAGCTTGGCAAGGCAATTGAATTTGTCAGCGGAAAAAGTGGCTTTGTTACCAACAAGCAGGAAGCCACCCGCTGGCCACACCTGGCACCACCATCAGGACGTTGGACGGATGCAACTTATCACCGATAGTGCTCACGACCTTGCGATGCCACACACAGGAGGGATGGCAATATGGGGCGGCGGCTACTGA